One genomic window of Pseudomonas sp. LFM046 includes the following:
- a CDS encoding NCS2 family permease, protein MESIKQQEQGTYAATPPANGLLERLFKLSLHGTTVKTELAAGLTTFITMAYIIFVNPNIMADAGIDHGAAFVATCLAAAFGCLLMGLYANWPVGLAPGMGLNAFFTYTVVNTMGYSWQIALGAVFLSGVLFMILTFSRIREWLLNSIPSSLRFAMGAGVGLFLGLIGLKTAGIVVAHPATLVHIGDLTSPGPLLAAICFLMIAVLEYRRIFGGILISILTVTLIGVGIGIVKFGGVFSMPPSLAPTFMAMDISGAFNVTMVSVILAFLFVHMFDTAGTLMGVAQRANLVQEDGRIENLSKAMKADSASSVFGGVLGVPPVTSYVESAAGVAAGGRTGLTAVTVGILFIAAMFFAPLAGMIPAYATAGALIYVAMLMMGGMAHIDWKEHTETIPAIVTVIMMPLTFSVADGIALGFVTYVAMKAFTGKYKDVSVSLYALCAIFVAKFIFL, encoded by the coding sequence GTGGAAAGCATCAAACAACAAGAACAAGGAACGTACGCCGCAACACCGCCCGCTAACGGTCTGCTTGAACGTCTCTTCAAGCTCAGCCTTCACGGCACCACCGTGAAGACCGAACTGGCTGCAGGTCTGACGACCTTCATCACCATGGCCTACATCATTTTCGTCAACCCGAACATCATGGCCGATGCCGGGATCGATCATGGCGCAGCCTTCGTTGCCACCTGCCTCGCCGCAGCCTTCGGCTGCCTCCTCATGGGCCTCTACGCCAACTGGCCGGTGGGTCTCGCCCCGGGCATGGGCCTGAACGCCTTCTTCACCTACACCGTGGTCAACACCATGGGCTACAGCTGGCAGATCGCGCTTGGCGCGGTGTTCCTCTCCGGCGTGCTGTTCATGATCCTGACCTTCTCGCGCATCCGCGAATGGCTGCTCAACAGCATCCCCAGCAGCTTGCGCTTCGCCATGGGTGCGGGTGTCGGCCTGTTCCTCGGACTGATCGGCCTGAAGACCGCCGGCATCGTGGTTGCCCATCCGGCCACCCTGGTGCACATCGGTGACCTGACCTCCCCCGGTCCGCTGCTGGCCGCCATCTGCTTCCTGATGATCGCGGTGCTGGAATACCGTCGTATCTTCGGCGGCATCCTGATCAGCATCCTGACCGTGACCCTGATCGGCGTAGGCATCGGCATCGTCAAATTCGGCGGCGTGTTCTCCATGCCCCCGAGCCTGGCCCCGACCTTCATGGCCATGGACATCAGCGGCGCCTTCAACGTGACCATGGTCAGCGTGATCCTGGCCTTCCTCTTCGTGCACATGTTCGACACCGCCGGCACCCTGATGGGCGTGGCCCAGCGTGCCAACCTGGTGCAGGAAGACGGCCGCATCGAGAACCTGTCCAAGGCCATGAAGGCTGACAGCGCCTCCAGCGTGTTCGGTGGCGTGCTCGGCGTACCGCCGGTGACCAGCTACGTGGAAAGCGCCGCCGGTGTTGCCGCCGGTGGCCGTACCGGCCTGACCGCCGTGACCGTGGGCATCCTGTTCATCGCCGCCATGTTCTTCGCCCCGCTGGCCGGCATGATCCCCGCCTACGCCACCGCCGGTGCGCTGATCTACGTCGCCATGCTGATGATGGGCGGCATGGCCCACATCGACTGGAAAGAACACACCGAAACCATCCCGGCCATCGTCACCGTCATCATGATGCCGCTGACCTTCTCGGTCGCCGACGGCATCGCCCTGGGCTTCGTGACCTATGTGGCCATGAAGGCCTTCACCGGCAAGTACAAGGATGTGTCGGTAAGCCTGTACGCCCTCTGCGCCATCTTCGTCGCCAAGTTCATCTTCCTGTAA
- the uraD gene encoding 2-oxo-4-hydroxy-4-carboxy-5-ureidoimidazoline decarboxylase — protein MSRFQTLTPSTLSREAFVSAFADIYEHSPWVAEKAFDLGQDDRINEIDGLHQRMADLLLSASHDAQLALINAHPDLAGKAAVRGELTEASTSEQAGAGIHECTAEEFARFTELNDAYKAKFGFPFIMAVKGSNRHQILAAFEERIHNSPEAEFTRALNEINKIALFRLQQM, from the coding sequence ATGAGCCGCTTTCAGACCCTGACCCCATCCACCCTGTCCCGCGAAGCCTTCGTCAGCGCGTTCGCCGACATCTACGAGCACTCGCCCTGGGTTGCCGAGAAGGCATTCGACCTGGGTCAGGATGACCGCATCAACGAAATCGACGGCCTGCACCAGCGCATGGCCGACCTGTTGCTCAGCGCCAGCCATGACGCCCAGCTGGCGCTGATCAACGCTCACCCGGACCTGGCCGGCAAGGCCGCTGTCCGTGGCGAGCTGACCGAAGCCAGCACCAGCGAACAAGCCGGTGCCGGCATCCATGAGTGCACGGCTGAAGAGTTCGCGCGCTTCACCGAACTGAATGACGCCTACAAGGCCAAGTTCGGGTTTCCTTTCATCATGGCGGTGAAAGGCAGCAATCGGCACCAGATCCTGGCGGCCTTCGAGGAGCGGATCCACAACTCCCCCGAAGCCGAGTTCACCAGGGCCCTGAACGAGATCAACAAGATCGCGCTGTTCCGTCTGCAGCAGATGTAA
- a CDS encoding ureidoglycolate lyase yields MRTLKIEPLTKEAFAPFGDVIETDGSEYFMINNGSTRRYHKLATVETAQPDDKAIISIFSAESLEMPLRIRMLERHPLGSQAFIPLLGNPFLVVVAPLGDVPVPGLVRAFISNGRQGVNYHRGVWHHPVLTIEKRDDFLVVDRSGSGNNCDEHYFTEDEQLLLDPHH; encoded by the coding sequence ATGCGAACCCTGAAGATCGAGCCCCTGACCAAAGAAGCCTTCGCCCCCTTCGGAGATGTGATCGAAACCGACGGCAGCGAGTACTTCATGATCAACAACGGCTCCACCCGCCGTTATCACAAGCTGGCGACGGTCGAGACCGCCCAGCCCGACGACAAGGCGATCATCAGCATCTTCAGCGCCGAATCCCTTGAGATGCCCTTGCGCATCCGCATGCTTGAACGACATCCGCTGGGCAGCCAGGCCTTCATTCCGCTGCTCGGCAACCCCTTTCTGGTCGTGGTCGCGCCACTTGGCGATGTACCTGTACCGGGCTTGGTCCGTGCCTTCATTTCCAATGGCAGGCAGGGCGTTAATTACCATCGCGGCGTTTGGCACCACCCGGTGCTGACGATCGAAAAGCGGGATGACTTCCTGGTGGTTGATCGCAGTGGTTCTGGCAACAACTGCGACGAGCATTACTTCACCGAGGACGAGCAGCTCCTCCTCGACCCCCACCACTAA
- the xdhA gene encoding xanthine dehydrogenase small subunit, with translation MIQFLLNRELRTEQALDPNVTVLNYLREHVGKPGTKEGCASGDCGACTVVVGELEGDRIRYRTLNSCLTFVSSLHGKQLITVEDLKHQGQLHSVQQAMVDCHGSQCGFCTPGFVMSLFALQKNSDGFDKAQTMEALAGNLCRCTGYRPIIDAAEQACCQKQPDQFDVAEAQTVAQLKAIAPRATAELNSGDKRCLVPLTVADLADFYVSNPQARLLAGGTDLALEVTQFHRELPVMIYVGHIEAMKRIEENGDFIEIGAATPLSDCYETLSREYPDFGELLHRFASLQIRNQGTLGGNIGNASPIGDAPPLLIALGAEIVLRKGNQTRILPLDEYFLDYKVTARQESEFIEKIRVPRARKNQTFRAYKVSKRLDDDISAVCAAFSLVIENGVVRKARVAFGGMAGIPKRASACEQALIGAAWYPGTVERACEALAKDFTPLSDFRASKEYRLLTAQNLLRKFFLELQSPEVETRVTAYV, from the coding sequence TTGATCCAGTTTTTACTCAATCGGGAGCTGCGCACTGAGCAGGCCCTCGATCCCAATGTCACGGTGCTCAACTACCTGCGTGAGCATGTCGGCAAACCCGGTACCAAAGAAGGCTGCGCCTCCGGCGACTGCGGTGCGTGCACCGTTGTAGTCGGCGAGCTGGAGGGCGACCGCATCCGCTACCGCACTCTCAACTCCTGCCTGACCTTCGTGTCCTCGCTGCACGGCAAGCAACTGATTACCGTGGAAGACCTGAAGCACCAGGGCCAACTGCATTCCGTGCAGCAGGCCATGGTGGATTGCCACGGTTCCCAGTGCGGCTTCTGCACCCCCGGTTTCGTCATGTCCCTGTTCGCCCTGCAGAAGAACAGCGACGGCTTCGACAAGGCCCAGACCATGGAAGCCCTGGCCGGCAACCTGTGCCGCTGCACCGGCTATCGTCCGATCATCGACGCCGCCGAGCAGGCCTGCTGCCAGAAGCAGCCGGACCAGTTCGACGTAGCCGAAGCCCAGACCGTCGCCCAACTCAAAGCCATCGCCCCGCGCGCGACCGCCGAGCTCAACAGCGGCGACAAGCGCTGCCTGGTGCCGCTGACTGTGGCCGACCTGGCTGATTTCTACGTGTCCAACCCGCAGGCCCGCCTGCTGGCCGGTGGCACCGACCTGGCTCTGGAAGTCACCCAGTTCCACCGTGAACTGCCGGTGATGATCTACGTCGGCCATATCGAAGCCATGAAGCGCATCGAGGAAAACGGCGATTTCATCGAGATCGGCGCCGCTACCCCGCTGTCCGACTGCTACGAAACCCTGTCCCGCGAGTACCCGGATTTCGGCGAACTGCTGCACCGCTTCGCCTCGCTGCAGATCCGCAACCAGGGCACCCTGGGCGGCAACATCGGCAACGCCTCCCCCATCGGCGACGCCCCGCCGCTGCTGATTGCCCTGGGCGCCGAGATCGTCCTGCGCAAAGGCAACCAGACCCGCATCCTGCCGCTGGACGAGTACTTCCTGGACTACAAGGTCACCGCACGCCAGGAATCCGAGTTCATCGAAAAGATTCGCGTGCCCCGCGCCCGCAAGAACCAGACGTTCCGCGCCTACAAGGTGTCCAAGCGCCTGGACGACGACATCTCCGCCGTTTGCGCCGCCTTCAGCCTGGTGATCGAGAATGGTGTGGTGCGCAAGGCCCGCGTCGCCTTCGGCGGCATGGCCGGCATTCCCAAGCGCGCCAGCGCCTGTGAACAGGCCCTGATCGGCGCCGCCTGGTACCCGGGCACCGTCGAACGCGCCTGCGAGGCCCTGGCCAAGGACTTCACGCCGCTCTCGGACTTCCGCGCCAGCAAGGAATACCGCCTGCTGACCGCCCAGAACCTGCTGCGCAAGTTCTTCCTCGAGCTGCAATCCCCAGAAGTCGAAACCCGGGTGACCGCTTATGTCTAA
- the xdhC gene encoding xanthine dehydrogenase accessory protein XdhC, with product MSWISALADLQQRGEPCVLVTIIEERGSTPRNAGSKMVVTAERIFETIGGGHLEFKAMEIARQMLEERTLDTRLERFSLGASLGQCCGGATVLLFEPMGQPQAHIAVFGAGHVGRALVPLLASLPCKVRWIDSRENEFPEQIPAGVEKVVNEEVIDEIAEMPKGSYFIVMTHNHQLDLELTAEILKRNDFAYFGLIGSKTKRVKFEHRLRERGFASETVQRMRCPMGIQEVKGKLPVEIAISIAGEVVATYNANFGQEVKKGETVAKLIPSSRREQA from the coding sequence ATGAGCTGGATCAGCGCCCTCGCCGACCTGCAGCAACGCGGAGAACCTTGCGTGCTGGTGACCATCATCGAAGAGCGTGGCTCCACGCCACGCAATGCCGGCTCGAAAATGGTGGTCACCGCAGAGCGCATCTTCGAAACCATCGGTGGTGGTCATCTCGAGTTCAAGGCGATGGAAATCGCCCGCCAGATGCTCGAGGAACGCACCCTGGACACCCGCCTGGAGCGCTTCAGCCTGGGCGCCAGCCTCGGCCAGTGCTGCGGCGGTGCCACGGTGCTGCTGTTCGAACCCATGGGCCAGCCCCAGGCACACATCGCCGTTTTCGGCGCTGGCCATGTCGGCCGCGCCCTGGTCCCGCTGCTCGCCAGCCTGCCCTGCAAGGTGCGCTGGATCGACTCGCGGGAAAATGAGTTCCCCGAGCAGATTCCTGCCGGCGTGGAGAAGGTGGTCAACGAAGAGGTGATCGACGAAATCGCCGAGATGCCCAAGGGCAGCTACTTCATCGTCATGACCCACAACCATCAGCTGGACCTGGAACTGACCGCCGAAATCCTCAAACGCAACGACTTCGCCTATTTCGGCCTGATCGGCTCGAAGACCAAGCGTGTCAAGTTCGAGCACCGCCTGCGTGAACGCGGCTTCGCCAGCGAAACCGTGCAACGCATGCGCTGCCCCATGGGCATCCAGGAAGTCAAAGGCAAACTGCCGGTAGAAATCGCCATTTCCATCGCCGGTGAAGTGGTCGCCACCTACAACGCCAACTTCGGCCAGGAAGTGAAGAAGGGTGAGACGGTCGCCAAACTGATCCCCTCTTCCCGCCGAGAACAGGCCTGA
- the guaD gene encoding guanine deaminase, with amino-acid sequence MTSHVTAYRSAILHSIADPAQVGVEQSYQYFEDGLMVVEDGRIKAVGEAKALLPGLPAGVQVREYRDALITPGFIDTHIHFPQTGMIASYGEQLLDWLNTYTFPTEKQFADKAHAADVASIFIKELLRNGTTTALVFGTVHKESVDAFFEAAQALDLRMIAGKVLMDRNAPDYLTDTAESGYADSKELIERWHGKGRLHYAVTPRFAPTSTPEQLELAGKLFAEYPNLYMHTHLSENRKEIEWVKELFPERKGYLDVYDHFKLIGARSVFAHGVHLCDDECKRLAETGSAVAFCPTSNLFLGSGLFDLQKLEAHGVRVGLGTDVGAGTSFSQLQSLNEAYKVMQLQGKKLDPFKSLYLATLGGARALYLDDKIGNFQAGKDADFVVLDYKATPLMDYRMQQAKTLAEKLFALTILGDDRTVKETFAAGRSVHQRG; translated from the coding sequence ATGACCAGCCACGTAACCGCCTACCGCTCCGCCATCCTGCACAGCATCGCCGATCCCGCCCAGGTGGGCGTCGAGCAGTCCTACCAGTATTTCGAAGACGGTCTGATGGTGGTGGAAGACGGCCGCATCAAGGCTGTGGGCGAGGCCAAGGCGCTGCTGCCGGGCCTGCCGGCCGGCGTCCAGGTGCGCGAGTACCGCGACGCCCTGATCACCCCCGGCTTCATCGACACCCATATCCATTTCCCGCAGACCGGCATGATCGCGTCCTACGGCGAACAGCTGCTGGACTGGCTGAACACCTACACCTTCCCCACCGAGAAGCAGTTCGCCGACAAGGCCCATGCCGCCGACGTCGCCTCCATTTTCATCAAGGAACTGCTGCGCAACGGCACCACCACCGCGCTGGTATTCGGCACCGTGCACAAGGAATCGGTGGACGCCTTCTTCGAAGCAGCCCAGGCCCTCGACCTGCGCATGATCGCCGGCAAGGTGCTGATGGACCGCAACGCCCCGGACTACCTGACCGACACCGCTGAATCCGGCTATGCCGACAGCAAGGAGCTGATCGAGCGCTGGCACGGCAAGGGCCGCCTGCACTATGCGGTGACCCCGCGCTTCGCCCCCACCAGCACGCCCGAGCAGCTGGAGCTGGCGGGCAAGCTGTTCGCCGAATACCCGAACCTGTACATGCACACCCACCTGTCCGAGAACCGCAAGGAAATCGAGTGGGTGAAGGAACTGTTCCCGGAGCGCAAGGGCTACCTGGACGTCTACGACCACTTCAAGCTGATCGGCGCGCGCTCGGTGTTCGCCCACGGCGTGCACCTGTGCGACGACGAGTGCAAGCGTCTGGCGGAAACCGGCTCGGCCGTGGCCTTCTGCCCCACCTCCAACCTGTTCCTCGGCAGCGGCCTGTTCGACCTGCAGAAGCTGGAAGCGCACGGCGTGCGCGTGGGCCTGGGCACCGACGTGGGCGCCGGCACCAGCTTCTCCCAGCTGCAGTCGCTGAACGAGGCGTACAAGGTGATGCAGCTGCAGGGCAAGAAGCTCGACCCGTTCAAGTCCCTGTATCTCGCCACCCTGGGCGGCGCCCGCGCGCTCTACCTGGACGACAAGATCGGCAACTTCCAGGCCGGCAAGGACGCGGACTTCGTGGTCCTCGACTACAAGGCCACGCCGCTGATGGACTACCGCATGCAACAGGCGAAGACCCTGGCGGAAAAGCTGTTCGCCCTGACCATCCTCGGCGACGACCGTACCGTGAAGGAAACCTTCGCCGCCGGCCGCAGCGTGCATCAGCGCGGCTGA
- the uraH gene encoding hydroxyisourate hydrolase, which produces MGRLTTHVLDAAHGCPGRDIKIELYRVEGAGMELVATATTNDDGRCDAPLLQGADYQSGVYQIHFHAGDYYRARGVALPEPAFLDVVVLRFGISAEQDHYHVPLLISPYSYSTYRGS; this is translated from the coding sequence ATGGGACGTTTGACCACTCATGTACTGGATGCCGCCCACGGTTGCCCCGGCCGTGACATCAAGATCGAGCTCTACCGCGTGGAAGGCGCAGGCATGGAGCTGGTCGCTACCGCCACCACCAATGACGACGGGCGCTGCGATGCACCTCTGCTGCAGGGCGCCGATTACCAGAGTGGCGTCTACCAGATCCACTTCCATGCCGGTGACTACTACCGCGCCCGTGGCGTTGCGCTTCCCGAACCCGCATTCCTGGACGTGGTCGTGCTGCGCTTCGGCATTTCCGCCGAGCAGGATCACTACCACGTGCCGCTGCTGATCTCCCCCTATAGCTACTCCACCTATCGCGGTAGCTAG
- the puuE gene encoding allantoinase PuuE, with protein MSAEYPRDLIGYGNNPPHPQWPGESRIALSFVLNYEEGGERNVLHGDKESEAFLSEMVAAQPLQGVRNMSMESLYEYGSRAGVWRLLNLFKQHDIPLTIFAVAMAAQRHPDAIRAMVEAGHEICSHGYRWIDYQYMDEAQEREHMLEAIRILTELTGERPVGWYTGRTGPNTRRLVMEEGGFLYDSDTYDDDLPYWDPASTAEKPHLVIPYTLDTNDMRFTQVQGFNKGDDFFEYLKDAFDVLYAEGAAGAPKMLSIGMHCRLLGRPARLASLARFIDYVKGHEKVWFARRVDIARHWHATHPFKEQAK; from the coding sequence GTGAGCGCTGAGTACCCACGCGACCTGATCGGTTACGGCAACAATCCTCCCCACCCGCAATGGCCGGGTGAATCCCGCATCGCCCTGTCCTTTGTCCTCAACTACGAGGAAGGCGGCGAGCGCAACGTGCTCCACGGCGACAAGGAATCCGAAGCCTTCCTGTCCGAGATGGTGGCCGCCCAGCCGCTGCAGGGCGTGCGCAACATGAGCATGGAATCCCTCTACGAGTACGGCAGCCGCGCCGGTGTCTGGCGCCTGCTGAACCTGTTCAAGCAGCACGACATCCCCCTGACCATCTTCGCCGTCGCCATGGCCGCCCAGCGCCACCCGGACGCAATCCGTGCAATGGTCGAGGCCGGCCATGAGATCTGCAGCCACGGCTACCGCTGGATCGACTACCAGTACATGGACGAGGCCCAGGAGCGCGAGCACATGCTCGAAGCCATCCGCATCCTCACCGAACTGACCGGCGAGCGCCCGGTGGGCTGGTACACCGGCCGCACCGGCCCGAACACCCGTCGCCTGGTGATGGAGGAAGGCGGCTTCCTCTACGATTCCGATACCTACGACGACGACCTGCCCTACTGGGACCCGGCCAGCACCGCCGAGAAGCCGCACCTGGTCATCCCCTACACCCTGGACACCAACGACATGCGTTTCACCCAGGTGCAGGGCTTCAACAAGGGTGATGACTTCTTCGAATACCTCAAGGACGCCTTCGACGTGCTCTACGCCGAAGGTGCCGCTGGCGCGCCGAAGATGCTGTCCATCGGCATGCACTGCCGCCTGCTGGGCCGTCCGGCACGCCTCGCCTCCCTGGCGCGTTTCATCGACTACGTGAAAGGCCATGAAAAGGTCTGGTTCGCCCGCCGCGTCGACATCGCCCGCCACTGGCACGCCACCCACCCTTTCAAAGAGCAAGCGAAATGA
- a CDS encoding GntR family transcriptional regulator — MNEQLQPLKKQPRTAKSNRSGTQDDVVYAHIFDAILEQRLAPGTKLSEEALGEIFGVSRTIIRRALSRLAHEGVVLLRPNRGAVVASPSVEEARQIFYARRLVERAITELAVEHATAEQLQELRQMVNEEQACFSRGDRGAGIRLSGEFHLKLAEAAMNAPLVSFQRSLVSQTSLIIAQYESGSRSHCSFDEHNRLIDAIESRDAERAVMLMMHHMDHIDDKLNLDEGGASDDLHAVFSHLLQTKKKPGRGTNRSA; from the coding sequence ATGAACGAACAGTTGCAGCCACTCAAGAAGCAGCCGCGCACCGCCAAAAGCAACCGCAGCGGCACGCAGGATGACGTTGTCTACGCGCATATTTTCGATGCCATTCTCGAGCAGCGCCTGGCCCCCGGCACCAAGTTGAGTGAAGAGGCCCTGGGCGAGATCTTCGGTGTCAGCCGCACCATCATTCGTCGCGCCCTGTCGCGCCTCGCCCATGAAGGCGTGGTGCTGCTGCGTCCGAATCGCGGCGCCGTGGTGGCCAGCCCCAGCGTCGAAGAAGCCCGGCAGATCTTCTATGCCCGCCGTCTGGTTGAGCGCGCCATCACCGAGTTGGCCGTGGAGCATGCCACTGCGGAGCAACTGCAAGAGCTGCGGCAGATGGTCAACGAGGAGCAGGCCTGCTTCTCCCGTGGCGACCGCGGCGCCGGTATCCGTCTTTCCGGCGAGTTCCACCTGAAGCTGGCCGAAGCGGCGATGAACGCCCCGCTGGTGAGCTTCCAGCGCAGTCTGGTGTCCCAGACCTCGCTCATCATTGCCCAGTACGAAAGCGGCAGCCGTTCCCACTGTTCCTTCGACGAGCACAATCGCCTGATCGACGCCATCGAGTCCCGCGACGCTGAGCGCGCGGTGATGCTGATGATGCATCACATGGACCACATCGACGACAAGCTGAACCTGGATGAAGGCGGCGCCTCAGATGACCTGCACGCGGTGTTCTCGCACCTGCTGCAGACCAAGAAGAAGCCCGGCCGCGGCACCAACCGCAGCGCCTGA
- the xdhB gene encoding xanthine dehydrogenase molybdopterin binding subunit yields MSNHFHHKTQEELAELFRADITTGVGKSVKHESAPKHVTGEAVYVDDRLEFPNQLHVYARMSDRAHARITRIDTTPCYQFPGVAIAITAKDVPGQLDIGPVVAGDPLLADGKVEYVGQVVLAVGADSLETARKAAMAAIVEYEDLEPVLDVVDALRKKHFVLDSHQHKRGDSTTALANAKNRVQGTLHIGGQEHFYLETQISSVMPTEDGGMIVYTSTQNATEVQKLVAEVLGVPMHKIVIDMRRMGGGFGGKETQAAGPACLCAVIAHHTKRPTKMRLPRMEDMSITGKRHPFYVEYDVGFNDDGLLTGIELELAGNCGYSPDLSGSIVDRAMFHSDNAYFLENATINGHRCKTNTASNTAYRGFGGPQGMVAIEEIMDAIARHLGKDPLDVRKLNYYGKDERNVTHYYQTVEHNMLAEMTADLEASSEYAKRREEIRAFNAASPVLKKGLAMTPVKFGISFTATFLNQAGALVHVYTDGSIHLNHGGTEMGQGLNTKVAQVVAEVFQVDISRIQITATNTDKVPNTSPTAASSGTDLNGKAAQNAAETIKGRLVEFLANHFKVTTEDVQFKNDQVRVRDHYLSFEEVIQLAYFNQISLSSTGFYRTPKIFYDRDKASGRPFYYFAYGVACCEVIVDTLTGEYRMLRTDILHDVGASLNPAIDIGQVEGAFVQGMGWLTTEELVWNAKGKLMTNGPASYKIPAIADMPIDLRVHLVENRKNPEQTVFHSKAVGEPPFMLGIAAWCAIKDAVASLGDYKAQPQIDAPATPERVLWGVEQMKKLQQPAKASTPTETEPA; encoded by the coding sequence ATGTCTAACCATTTCCACCACAAGACCCAGGAAGAACTGGCGGAACTGTTCCGCGCCGACATCACCACCGGCGTCGGCAAGAGCGTCAAGCACGAGAGCGCGCCCAAGCACGTCACCGGCGAAGCCGTGTACGTCGATGACCGCCTGGAGTTCCCGAACCAGCTTCACGTTTATGCCCGCATGAGCGACCGCGCCCATGCCCGCATCACGCGCATCGATACCACCCCCTGCTACCAGTTCCCGGGCGTGGCCATCGCCATCACCGCGAAGGACGTGCCCGGCCAACTGGACATCGGCCCGGTCGTCGCCGGCGACCCGCTGCTGGCGGATGGCAAGGTCGAGTACGTCGGCCAGGTGGTACTGGCCGTGGGTGCCGACAGCCTGGAAACCGCCCGCAAGGCGGCCATGGCGGCCATCGTCGAATACGAGGACCTGGAGCCCGTTCTCGACGTGGTCGACGCCCTGCGCAAGAAGCATTTCGTGCTGGACAGCCACCAGCACAAGCGTGGTGATTCCACTACCGCACTGGCCAACGCCAAGAACCGCGTGCAGGGCACCCTGCACATCGGCGGCCAGGAGCACTTCTACCTGGAGACGCAGATCTCCTCCGTCATGCCCACCGAAGATGGCGGCATGATCGTCTACACCTCCACCCAGAACGCCACCGAGGTGCAGAAACTGGTGGCCGAGGTGCTGGGCGTCCCGATGCACAAGATCGTCATCGACATGCGCCGCATGGGCGGTGGCTTCGGCGGCAAGGAAACCCAGGCAGCCGGCCCGGCCTGCCTGTGCGCCGTGATCGCTCACCACACCAAGCGCCCGACCAAGATGCGTCTGCCGCGCATGGAAGACATGAGCATCACCGGCAAGCGCCACCCCTTCTACGTCGAGTACGACGTGGGCTTCAACGATGACGGCCTGCTCACCGGCATCGAACTGGAACTGGCGGGCAACTGCGGCTATTCGCCCGACCTGTCCGGTTCCATCGTCGACCGCGCGATGTTCCACTCGGACAACGCCTACTTCCTCGAAAACGCCACCATCAACGGTCACCGTTGCAAGACCAACACCGCGTCGAACACCGCCTACCGCGGCTTCGGCGGCCCGCAGGGCATGGTCGCGATCGAAGAAATCATGGACGCCATTGCCCGCCACCTGGGCAAGGACCCACTGGACGTCCGCAAGCTGAACTACTACGGCAAGGACGAGCGCAACGTCACGCACTACTACCAGACCGTCGAGCACAACATGCTCGCCGAGATGACCGCCGACCTCGAAGCCAGCAGCGAGTACGCCAAGCGCCGCGAGGAAATCCGTGCCTTCAACGCCGCGAGCCCGGTGCTGAAGAAAGGCCTGGCGATGACCCCGGTGAAATTCGGCATCAGCTTCACCGCCACCTTCCTCAACCAGGCCGGCGCGCTGGTGCACGTCTACACCGACGGCAGCATCCACCTGAACCACGGCGGCACCGAGATGGGCCAGGGCCTGAACACCAAGGTCGCCCAGGTGGTGGCCGAAGTCTTCCAGGTCGATATCTCGCGCATCCAGATCACCGCGACCAACACCGACAAGGTGCCCAACACCTCGCCGACCGCCGCATCAAGCGGTACCGACCTGAACGGCAAGGCCGCGCAGAACGCTGCCGAGACCATCAAGGGCCGCCTGGTGGAGTTCCTCGCCAATCACTTCAAGGTGACCACCGAGGACGTGCAGTTCAAGAACGACCAGGTGCGTGTGCGCGACCACTACCTCTCCTTCGAGGAAGTGATCCAGCTGGCCTACTTCAACCAGATCTCGCTCTCCAGCACCGGTTTCTACCGCACGCCGAAGATCTTCTACGACCGCGACAAGGCCTCCGGCCGCCCCTTCTACTACTTCGCCTATGGCGTGGCCTGCTGCGAAGTGATCGTCGACACCCTGACCGGTGAATACCGGATGCTGCGCACCGACATCCTCCACGACGTCGGCGCCTCCCTGAACCCGGCCATCGACATCGGCCAGGTGGAAGGTGCATTCGTCCAGGGCATGGGCTGGCTGACCACCGAGGAACTGGTGTGGAACGCCAAGGGCAAGCTGATGACCAATGGTCCGGCGAGCTACAAGATCCCGGCCATCGCCGACATGCCCATCGACCTGCGGGTGCACCTGGTGGAGAACCGCAAGAACCCCGAGCAGACGGTGTTCCACTCCAAGGCCGTGGGCGAGCCGCCCTTCATGCTCGGTATCGCGGCCTGGTGCGCCATCAAGGACGCCGTGGCGAGCCTGGGCGACTACAAGGCGCAGCCGCAGATCGACGCGCCCGCCACCCCGGAGCGCGTGCTCTGGGGCGTCGAGCAGATGAAGAAACTCCAACAGCCGGCCAAGGCCTCGACCCCGACGGAAACCGAACCGGCATGA